In the Helianthus annuus cultivar XRQ/B chromosome 11, HanXRQr2.0-SUNRISE, whole genome shotgun sequence genome, one interval contains:
- the LOC110890210 gene encoding polyadenylate-binding protein RBP45 isoform X1: protein MMQPGNGMVPPMAPMQPPPQQQQNYQQPPPQQQWMMPPPPQQQQQSYQQPLPPHMWAQQQQQAQQMMQAAQQQQYGGAPASSDEIRSLWIGDLQYWMDETYITNCFYNTGEVVSVKIIRNKQTGQPEGYGFIEFRSRAGAENALQTYNGTLMPSTEQNFRLNWATLGAGEKRNDDTPDYTIFVGDLAADVSDYILQETFKNVYSSVKGAKVVTDRTTGRTKGYGFVRFGDESEQIRAMSEMNGVLCSSRPMRIGPAATKTGAGGGMQKAPYQSAEGSQGESDPNNTTIFVGGLDPSVSDEALRQVFGQFGELIHVKIPMGKRCGFVQFATRQSAEQALAHLNGTELGGQNVRLSWGRSPSSKQGQPEQAQYGGGGGGGYYGYGQGYGYAPPAQDPNAYYGVYAGAGGYGGYQQQPQQ from the exons ATGATGCAACCAGGAAACGGTATGGTTCCACCGATGGCGCCGATGCAGCCGCCGCCGCAACAGCAACAGAACTACCAGCAACCGCCGCCGCAGCAGCAGTGGATGATGCCTCCACCgcctcaacaacagcagcagAGCTATCAACAGCCGCTGCCGCCGCATATGTGGgcccagcaacagcaacaggcGCAGCAGATGATGCAGGCGGCTCAGCAGCAACAGTATGGTGGTGCTCCGGCTAGTTCGGATGAGATTCGGTCGCTTTGGATTGGTGATTTGCAGTATTGGATGGATGAGACTTATATTACTAATTGTTTTTACAATACTGGAGAG GTAGTTTCAGTGAAAATAATTAGAAACAAGCAAACTGGACAACCAGAGGGATATGGTTTTATCGAGTTCAGGAGCCGTGCAGGTGCAGAAAACGCATTGCAGACCTACAATGGAACCCTAATGCCATCTACTGAACAGAATTTCAGGCTCAACTGGGCTACACTTGGTGCAGGGGAGAAACGTAATGATGATACCCCTGATTACACAATATTTGTTGGTGATCTTGCTGCAGATGTTTCAGATTACATACTGCAAGAAACTTTCAAAAATGTTTATTCATCTGTCAAAGGAGCAAAAGTTGTCACTGATAGAACAACCGGACGAACTAAGGGATACGGTTTTGTTAGATTTGGAGACGAGAGTGAACAAATTCGTGCCATGTCTGAAATGAATGGTGTTCTTTGTTCTTCTAGGCCGATGAGAATCGGTCCTGCTGCTACCAAGACAGGTGCAGGAGGTGGCATGCAAAAAG CTCCTTACCAGAGTGCTGAAGGAAGTCAGGGAGAGAGTGATCCGAACAATACAACT ATATTTGTTGGAGGGCTGGATCCAAGTGTTTCCGATGAAGCCTTGAGGCAGGTGTTTGGCCAGTTTGGTGAACTAATTCATGTGAAGATACCCATGGGTAAACGTTGCGGCTTTGTTCAGTTTGCTACCAG GCAAAGTGCAGAACAAGCGTTGGCACATCTAAACGGGACCGAGTTAGGAGGCCAGAATGTCCGCCTTTCGTGGGGTCGTAGTCCCTCAAGCAAACAG GGGCAGCCTGAGCAAGCCCAGTATGGAGGTGGAGGCGGTGGTGGTTATTATGGTTACGGACAGGGATATGGGTATGCTCCACCAGCTCAAGATCCAAATGCTTATTATGGAGTCTATGCAGGAGCAGGCGGGTATGGTGGTTATCAACAACAACCACAGCAG TGA
- the LOC110890210 gene encoding polyadenylate-binding protein RBP45 isoform X2, whose amino-acid sequence MMQPGNGMVPPMAPMQPPPQQQQNYQQPPPQQQWMMPPPPQQQQQSYQQPLPPHMWAQQQQQAQQMMQAAQQQQYGGAPASSDEIRSLWIGDLQYWMDETYITNCFYNTGEVVSVKIIRNKQTGQPEGYGFIEFRSRAGAENALQTYNGTLMPSTEQNFRLNWATLGAGEKRNDDTPDYTIFVGDLAADVSDYILQETFKNVYSSVKGAKVVTDRTTGRTKGYGFVRFGDESEQIRAMSEMNGVLCSSRPMRIGPAATKTGAGGGMQKAPYQSAEGSQGESDPNNTTIFVGGLDPSVSDEALRQVFGQFGELIHVKIPMGKRCGFVQFATRQSAEQALAHLNGTELGGQNVRLSWGRSPSSKQPEQAQYGGGGGGGYYGYGQGYGYAPPAQDPNAYYGVYAGAGGYGGYQQQPQQ is encoded by the exons ATGATGCAACCAGGAAACGGTATGGTTCCACCGATGGCGCCGATGCAGCCGCCGCCGCAACAGCAACAGAACTACCAGCAACCGCCGCCGCAGCAGCAGTGGATGATGCCTCCACCgcctcaacaacagcagcagAGCTATCAACAGCCGCTGCCGCCGCATATGTGGgcccagcaacagcaacaggcGCAGCAGATGATGCAGGCGGCTCAGCAGCAACAGTATGGTGGTGCTCCGGCTAGTTCGGATGAGATTCGGTCGCTTTGGATTGGTGATTTGCAGTATTGGATGGATGAGACTTATATTACTAATTGTTTTTACAATACTGGAGAG GTAGTTTCAGTGAAAATAATTAGAAACAAGCAAACTGGACAACCAGAGGGATATGGTTTTATCGAGTTCAGGAGCCGTGCAGGTGCAGAAAACGCATTGCAGACCTACAATGGAACCCTAATGCCATCTACTGAACAGAATTTCAGGCTCAACTGGGCTACACTTGGTGCAGGGGAGAAACGTAATGATGATACCCCTGATTACACAATATTTGTTGGTGATCTTGCTGCAGATGTTTCAGATTACATACTGCAAGAAACTTTCAAAAATGTTTATTCATCTGTCAAAGGAGCAAAAGTTGTCACTGATAGAACAACCGGACGAACTAAGGGATACGGTTTTGTTAGATTTGGAGACGAGAGTGAACAAATTCGTGCCATGTCTGAAATGAATGGTGTTCTTTGTTCTTCTAGGCCGATGAGAATCGGTCCTGCTGCTACCAAGACAGGTGCAGGAGGTGGCATGCAAAAAG CTCCTTACCAGAGTGCTGAAGGAAGTCAGGGAGAGAGTGATCCGAACAATACAACT ATATTTGTTGGAGGGCTGGATCCAAGTGTTTCCGATGAAGCCTTGAGGCAGGTGTTTGGCCAGTTTGGTGAACTAATTCATGTGAAGATACCCATGGGTAAACGTTGCGGCTTTGTTCAGTTTGCTACCAG GCAAAGTGCAGAACAAGCGTTGGCACATCTAAACGGGACCGAGTTAGGAGGCCAGAATGTCCGCCTTTCGTGGGGTCGTAGTCCCTCAAGCAAACAG CCTGAGCAAGCCCAGTATGGAGGTGGAGGCGGTGGTGGTTATTATGGTTACGGACAGGGATATGGGTATGCTCCACCAGCTCAAGATCCAAATGCTTATTATGGAGTCTATGCAGGAGCAGGCGGGTATGGTGGTTATCAACAACAACCACAGCAG TGA
- the LOC110890209 gene encoding DEAD-box ATP-dependent RNA helicase 32 translates to MKKPKSKQVRIQSRNTEVQEIQLLEKWIEFGKPESGSNPLSLPPLPAKSPIGRIDENTYSQYAGCTKFQQLPISKNLKDGLRQAGYKNMTNIQRASLPHSLSGRDILGAAKTGSGKTLAFIIPVLEKLYKARWGLEDGVGSIIMSPTRELADQLFGVLKSVGKHHGFSAGLLIGGHEYDEEKDHVNRMNILICTPGRLLKHMDTTPNFDCSQLQVLVLDEADRILDAGFKKEVNAIVSQLPKHRQTLLFSATQTKSVKDLARLSLKDPEYIAVDEESIAATPNRLQQKVILVPLDQKLDMLWSFIKAHLNSRILVFLSTCKQVRFVHEAFKKLRPGIPLKCLHGRMKQVKRMFILQQFVEQRSVLFSTDVSSRGLDFNKGVDWVVQVDCPDDVATYIHRVGRTARYDSIGRSVLFLLPSEMKMLERLQEKKIPVEFDKPNTKRLQSVSGLLAALLAKYKDLQPLAQRAFKTYVKSIYKQKDKEIFDVTKLPIDDFSASLGLPMTPQLRYLNRKDIDKNTPGEPVSVPQIPAKKDFIRPKPSNDLLEESDDEEILDLLRSKETTDGDDAKAIAADNLPTTRVLKKKKLKINVHRPVGTRVVFDEEGNTLPPLARLADIGTTDSGLLDKQKVMERFAELREEMKTRDQEDKLLDRKRRKEKRIKEKEKYKRARNEEEEDDDEDDFSGSDKDSKKVKGSKVYFDSDSDGDMKDKAAIKTDEISLAEQEELALKLLSSMH, encoded by the exons ATGAAGAAACCAAAATCCAAACAAGTACGTATACAGAGCCGCAACACCGAGGTTCAAGAAATCCAATTGCTAGAAAAATGGATCGAATTTGGAAAACCAGAATCCGGTTCAAATCCGTTATCTCTCCCTCCGCTTCCCGCCAAATCTCCGATCGGGCGAATTGATGAGAACACCTACTCACAGTACGCAGGGTGTACGAAGTTCCAGCAGCTTCCGATATCGAAGAATTTGAAAGATGGGTTGAGGCAAGCTGGTTATAAGAATATGACCAATATTCAGAGGGCTTCCTTGCCTCATTCGCTTTCTGGCCGGGATATACTTGGTGCCGCCAAAACTGGCTCTGGAAAAACCCTAGCTTTTATTATTCCT GTTTTGGAGAAATTATACAAAGCTAGATGGGGTCTAGAGGATGGAGTAGGTAGCATTATCATGTCTCCAACTCGTGAGTTAGCAGACCAGCTATTCGGTGTACTGAAATCTGTCGGCAAGCATCACGGGTTCAGTGCAGGCCTTTTAATTGGTGGACACGAATACGACGAAGAGAAAGATCACGTGAATCGTATGAATATATTGATTTGTACACCTGGACGCCTTCTCAAGCACATGGACACAACCCCAAATTTTGATTGTTCACAACTACAG GTTTTGGTACTTGATGAAGCTGATCGAATTCTCGATGCTGGTTTCAAGAAAGAAGTAAATGCAATAGTTTCGCAACTTCCGAAACATAGACAAACGTTACTTTTCTCCGCAACACAAACGAAATCAGTCAAAGATCTTGCGAGACTCAGTTTAAAAGACCCTGAATATATCGCCGTTGATGAAGAATCTATAGCCGCCAcaccaaatcgtctgcaacaaaAAGTCATACTCGTTCCTCTTGACCAAAAGCTTGACATGCTATGGAGTTTCATTAAAGCGCATTTGAATTCAAGaattcttgtttttctttctaCCTGCAAGCAG GTGAGGTTTGTACACGAAGCGTTCAAGAAACTGCGTCCTGGGATCCCGTTAAAGTGCCTGCATGGAAGGATGAAACAAGTGAAAAGAATGTTTATATTGCAACAGTTTGTTGAACAAAGATCAGTTCTTTTTTCAACTGATGTGTCTTCAAGGGGCCTGGATTTCAACAAGGGGGTCGATTGGGTTGTTCAG gTGGATTGCCCTGATGATGTGGCGACTTACATACATAGAGTTGGCCGCACAGCCCGTTATGATTCTATAGGCCGGTCCGTCTTATTTCTCTTGCCTTCTGAGATGAAAATGCTCGAGAGATTACAAGAGAAAAAGATACCCGTCGAATTTGACAAG CCAAACACAAAGCGATTGCAATCTGTTTCCGGTTTATTAGCTGCTCTGCTAGCAAAGTACAAAGACCTGCAGCCTTTGGCCCAACGGGCCTTCAAAACATACGTGAAATCAATATACAAACAGAAAGATAAAGAAATTTTTGATGTGACAAAGCTTCCCATTGATGACTTTTCAGCTTCATTGGGTCTGCCTATGACTCCACAGCTCCGTTACCTCAACCGTAAAGATattgacaaaaatacccctggagAGCCTGTTTCGGTTCCCCAAATTCCCGCAAAGAAAGATTTTATAAGACCAAAGCCAAGTAACGATTTACTCGAGGAATCAGACGACGAAGAGATACTTGATTTACTTCGTAGCAAGGAAACTACAGATGGCGATGACGCGAAAGCAATTGCAGCCGACAATTT GCCTACAACTAGGGTTCTGAAGAAAAAGAAGTTGAAAATTAACGTTCATAGGCCTGTGGGGACCCGCGTTGTGTTTGATGAAGAAGGTAACACACTGCCACCGCTTGCAAGATTAGCTGACATCGGCACCACCGACTCCGGCCTTCTTGAtaaacaaaaag TAATGGAGAGGTTTGCAGAATTGAGAGAAGAAATGAAAACACGCGACCAAGAGGACAAACTTCTAGATCGTAAAAGACGTAAAGAAAAGAGAATAAAGGAGAAAGAGAAGTATAAGAGAGCGAGAAAcgaagaagaagaggatgatgacgaAGATGACTTTTCTGGGTCAGATAAAGACTCGAAGAAAGTCAAAGgatcaaaggtgtattttgatagtGATAGTGATGGTGATATGAAAGATAAGGCGGCAATAAAGACTGATGAAATCTCTTTAGCTGAACAAGAAGAACTTGCCCTAAAGTTGTTGAGTTCTATGCACTGA